A genomic segment from Clarias gariepinus isolate MV-2021 ecotype Netherlands chromosome 11, CGAR_prim_01v2, whole genome shotgun sequence encodes:
- the tnfaip1 gene encoding BTB/POZ domain-containing adapter for CUL3-mediated RhoA degradation protein 2 isoform X2: MSGESCLHPLRPRADPVLSISSTECPKIKTCSQRDVAGSKYVRLNVGGALYYSTVQVLTRQDTLFKSMFSGKMEVFTDKEGWILIDRCGKHFGSILSYLRDGSVTLPKSRQGVMELFTEAKYYEIQGLIDLCQQALQDNMQKALCVIPVITSHKEEERLIQGCTRPAVKLLYNRGNNKYSYTSNSDDNLLKNIELFEKLSLSYNGRVLFIKDIIGDEICCWSFYGQGRKLAEVCCTSIVYATEKKQTKVEFPEARIYEETLNALLYETLPVPDNSLLEATRRRAHCCSHSEEDESVELRERVRRIHIKRYSTYDDRPLGH; encoded by the exons ATGTCGGGAGAGAGCTGCCTGCACCCGCTCCGGCCTCGGGCTGACCCCgttctctccatctcttccaCCGAATGTCCCAAGATTAAGACCTGCAGCCAGCGCGATGTCGCAGGGAGCAAATACGTTCGCCTAAACGTGGGAGGAGCGCTCTACTATTCCACTGTGCAGGTGCTCACGCGACAGGACACATTGTTCAAGTCCATGTTTAGCGGCAAGATGGAGGTCTTCACCGACAAGGAAG GATGGATTTTAATAGACCGTTGTGGAAAACACTTCGGTTCGATTCTCAGCTATTTGCGGGACGGAAGCGTAACTTTGCCCAAGAGCAGGCAGGGGGTCATGGAGCTTTTCACTGAGGCGAAGTATTATGAGATCCAGGGGCTGATCGACTTGTGTCAGCAGGCACTTCAG GACAATATGCAGAAAGCTTTGTGCGTTATCCCGGTCATCACATCTCACAAGGAAGAGGAGAGATTGATACAGGGCTGTACGAGG CCTGCAGTAAAGCTCCTCTACAATCGAGGGAACAACAAATATTCCTACACCAG CAACTCCGATGACAACTTGCTCAAGAACATCGAGCTGTTTGAGAAGTTGTCGCTGAGCTACAACGGACGCGTGCTGTTCATCAAGGACATAATCGGCGACGAGATCTGTTGCTGGTCCTTTTACGGACAGGGTCGCAAATTAGCAGAAGTTTGCTGCACATCCATCGTCTATGCTACTGAGAAAAAGCAGACCAAG GTGGAGTTTCCCGAGGCCCGCATCTACGAAGAGACACTAAATGCTCTGCTTTATGAGACACTCCCGGTTCCTGACAACTCTCTCCTGGAAGCCACACGCAGACGAGCTCATTGCTGCTCACACAGCGAGGAGGATGAGAGCGTGGAGCTGAGAGAGCGAGTACGGCGCATACACATCAAGAGATACAGCACCTACGACGACAGACCACTGGGACACTAG
- the tnfaip1 gene encoding BTB/POZ domain-containing adapter for CUL3-mediated RhoA degradation protein 2 isoform X1, which produces MISEIQPTNSPLHLPICEDYVRKLALTASPAAFTTAGNIKPTVCRVVIYLQRDMSGESCLHPLRPRADPVLSISSTECPKIKTCSQRDVAGSKYVRLNVGGALYYSTVQVLTRQDTLFKSMFSGKMEVFTDKEGWILIDRCGKHFGSILSYLRDGSVTLPKSRQGVMELFTEAKYYEIQGLIDLCQQALQDNMQKALCVIPVITSHKEEERLIQGCTRPAVKLLYNRGNNKYSYTSNSDDNLLKNIELFEKLSLSYNGRVLFIKDIIGDEICCWSFYGQGRKLAEVCCTSIVYATEKKQTKVEFPEARIYEETLNALLYETLPVPDNSLLEATRRRAHCCSHSEEDESVELRERVRRIHIKRYSTYDDRPLGH; this is translated from the exons atgatttcagagatccaacctactaactctcccctccatctacccatatgtgaaga CTATGTGAGAAAGCTCGCACTGACAGCTTCCCCAGCGGCGTTCACCACGGCGGGTAACATCAAACCTACCGTGTGCAGGGTGGTCATCTACCTGCAGAGGGACATGTCGGGAGAGAGCTGCCTGCACCCGCTCCGGCCTCGGGCTGACCCCgttctctccatctcttccaCCGAATGTCCCAAGATTAAGACCTGCAGCCAGCGCGATGTCGCAGGGAGCAAATACGTTCGCCTAAACGTGGGAGGAGCGCTCTACTATTCCACTGTGCAGGTGCTCACGCGACAGGACACATTGTTCAAGTCCATGTTTAGCGGCAAGATGGAGGTCTTCACCGACAAGGAAG GATGGATTTTAATAGACCGTTGTGGAAAACACTTCGGTTCGATTCTCAGCTATTTGCGGGACGGAAGCGTAACTTTGCCCAAGAGCAGGCAGGGGGTCATGGAGCTTTTCACTGAGGCGAAGTATTATGAGATCCAGGGGCTGATCGACTTGTGTCAGCAGGCACTTCAG GACAATATGCAGAAAGCTTTGTGCGTTATCCCGGTCATCACATCTCACAAGGAAGAGGAGAGATTGATACAGGGCTGTACGAGG CCTGCAGTAAAGCTCCTCTACAATCGAGGGAACAACAAATATTCCTACACCAG CAACTCCGATGACAACTTGCTCAAGAACATCGAGCTGTTTGAGAAGTTGTCGCTGAGCTACAACGGACGCGTGCTGTTCATCAAGGACATAATCGGCGACGAGATCTGTTGCTGGTCCTTTTACGGACAGGGTCGCAAATTAGCAGAAGTTTGCTGCACATCCATCGTCTATGCTACTGAGAAAAAGCAGACCAAG GTGGAGTTTCCCGAGGCCCGCATCTACGAAGAGACACTAAATGCTCTGCTTTATGAGACACTCCCGGTTCCTGACAACTCTCTCCTGGAAGCCACACGCAGACGAGCTCATTGCTGCTCACACAGCGAGGAGGATGAGAGCGTGGAGCTGAGAGAGCGAGTACGGCGCATACACATCAAGAGATACAGCACCTACGACGACAGACCACTGGGACACTAG